ATTTCTGGCAGATCACCCTCCCATCGCAATTCGACAGTTCGTCTGCCCGCAACCCGCAGCTGTTCGCGTTCTTCGCAGCGCAGAACCGGCTCGGCGCACCAGTGCTGTTCTCGCACAAAACCGTTTCGGATATGCTGGATCCCACGATCAAGACGACGAAGAAGGCGCTGGAGCGGCACCATCTGTTCCCTAAAGCCTGGCTTGAAGCGCAAGGCGTAAGCGACCAGCGGATGCGCAACCAGATGGCGAATTATGCTCTGGTAGAGTGGCCGGACAACATCGACATCAGCGCCAAGGCGCCGCAAGACTATGTGCCGCAGATCAAGGTTCGCTTCTCCGATGAGGACTGGGCCGAAATGCATCGGTCTCATGGCTTGCCCATGGGATGGGAGGCGATGCCTTACGACCAGTTCCTTGAAAAACGACGTGATCTTATGGCGAGTGTCGTGCGCCGCGGTTTTGAGAAGCTCGCGTAGTGGGCAAGTTCGTCGAAGATCACGTCGAGGAAGCGGCACTCGAGTGGCTCGGTGAACTAGGCTGGACGATCGCGCACGGACCCGATGTGTCTCCGGACAGCCCGCAGCCTTTGCGCGCTGCGTACCAGGATGTAGTCTTGATCGACCGTCTGCGCGATGCAGTGGAGCGGTTGAACCCATCAATCCCCGCTGACACGCGCGAAGAGGCCATTCGTCGCATTCTGGCAAGCGAAACGCCATCGTTGGTGGAGGAGAACAGGCGGCTTCATCAATACTTGGTCGAGGGCGTGCCTGTCGAATTCTACGACGACGGAAAGATGCGCGGAGACCGTGTTCGCCTGATCGATTTCGGTGGCAGCGGCGGTTTCGATCAGAATGACTGGCTGGCCGTGAACCAGTTCACGGTTATCGAGCAGGGACACAATCGCCGTCCAGATGTGGTGCTGTTCGTCAACGGCTTGCCGCTCGGCGTGCTCGAGCTGAAAAACCCAGGCGATGAGAACGCGACACTCTCCGGCGCCTTCAACCAGCTCCAGACTTACAAGGCGCAAATACCGGCCCTGTTTCGAACCAATGCTGTCTTGGTCACCTCTGACGGCATCAAGGCGCGTGTCGGTTCGCTTACAGCAGATGAAGAGCGCTTCATGCCTTGGCGTTCGGTCGACGGCGAAACCATCGCGCCTACAAGCGATCCCCAGCTCGAAACTCTCATCAAAGGGGTATTGGACCGGGGCAACCTGATTAGACTGCTGCGCGATTTCACAGTATTTGGCGATACCGGCAGCGGGATTGTCAAAATTGCCGCGGCGTATCACCAGTTCTTCGCTGCCAAAAACGCCTTGTCAGCAACGCTTCGTGCTTTGCCCTATGCGACTGCTAGAGGCGACGGCCCGTTACGTGAAAGTCCGCTCAACTATGGCCTGCCAAGTCAGACAGAGCAGGCGCCTGGCGACAAGAAGATCGGGGTAATCTGGCACACCCAGGGATCGGGCAAGAGCCTGCTGATGGCGTTCTATGCCGGCCTTCTCGTCCGCGATCCTGCATTGGAAAATCCCACCGTTGTAGTCATCACGGACCGCAACGACCTCGACGACCAGCTGTTCGGCACCTTCTCCATGTGCAGCGATCTCATCCGTCAGAAGCCGGTTCAGGCCGACAGCCGCGATGATCTGCGCGTGCAGCTTGACCGAGCGGCGGGCGGGGTGATTTTCACTACGATCCAGAAATTCGCGACGGCCGAGGGTGAGGACGAACTCGCACCAGTTAGTGAGCGGCAAAACATTATTGTGATGGCGGACGAAGCGCACCGGTCACAATACGGCTTCCGCGCGCGCATCGAGCCCAAGACCGGCAAACGCGCTTATGGCCACGCAAAGTATCTGCGCGATGCCCTTCCGAACGCATCATTTATTGGGTTCACCGGGACGCCTATCGAAAAGGACGATGTGAACACGCCAGCGGTGTTCGGCGACTATGTCGATATCTACGATATCAGCCGTGCGGTCGAAGACGGTGCCACAGTGCCGATCTATTACGAAAGCCGATTGGCGCGCATCGAGCTGCCGGAAGATCAGATGCCACTTATCGATGCCGAGGTGGAGGAACTGACTGAGGACGAGGCAGCCTCGGATCAGGAAAAGCTGAAGGCCCGCTGGGCCGCAGTCGAGCGTTTGGTGGGCTCCAAAGCACGGTTGAAGCTCGTCGCAACCGATCTGGTCGAGCATCTCGAACGAAGGCTTGAGGCGTTAGACGGCAAGGCAATGGCCGTGTGCATGAGCCGCCGTATCTGCGTGGCGCTCTACGACGAAATTGTCGCTCTTCGTCCGGAATGGCATTCCGACGATGTGTCGCAGGGCGCGGTGAAAGTTGTGATGACCGGCAGCGCCTCGGACCCTCAGGAATGGCAGCCGCACATAGGCGGGAAGGCACGCCGGGATGAGCTGGCGAAACGTGCCAAGGATGCGAGTGACCCCCTCAAGCTCGTATTGGTGCGCGATATGTGGCTAACCGGTTTCGATGCTCCGTCGATGCATACGATGTATATCGATAAGCCGATGCGCGGCCATGGTCTGATGCAGGCCATCGCGCGGGTGAACCGCGTTTTCCGCGATAAGGAAGCCGGACTTGTTGTCGACTACATCGGTATCGCCCAAAACCTGAAAGCAGCGCTTGGCATCTATTCGCCATCCGACCGCGAAAAGACCGGTATCGACGAAAAGCTGGCTATCCGCGTGATGCTCGAGCGGTTCGAAATCGTAAGTGCCATGTTCCACGGTTTCGATTGTGGGCCCGGAATGCGCGGAACGCCGAGCCAGCGTTTGAAATGTCTCGCCGAAGCGCTCGAATGGATTTTGGCTCGTCAGCACGAAGCGGCGCAGAAGGAAACAGCCGACGAAGCAAGGAAGACCGCGCATCGGCGCTTTCAAGACTCGGTCTTAGCCTTAAGCAAGGCCTTTGCCTTGGCATCCGCAAGTGATGAGGCAAAGGCCATCCGCGATGAGGTAGCTTTCTATCAGGCTGTGCGAGCCGCGCTGGTCAAAAGTAGCGGTGCTACGAAATCCAAGAAGGATCGCGAACTCGCGGTTCAACAGCTGATCGACAGATCTGTCGTCTCGACGGAAATTATCGATATTCTGCAAGCGGCGGGTATGGCCTCGCCAGACATCTCAATCCTATCCGATGAATTTCTGGCAGAAATGCGCGATAGCGAGCGGCCCAATCTGGCGCTTGATGCCCTAAAGAAGCTGCTGGCCGACAAGATCCGGTCCAGGTCGCAAACCCACGCTGTCGAAAGTCGGAAATACTCCGAACGGCTTACGGTCGCCATCGCGCGCTATCACACGAATGCAGTCAGCACCGTCGAGGTGCTGCAGACGCTGATCGAACTCGCAAAAGAAATACGCGAGAAATTGGCGCGAGGAGAAGAGGGAGGTTTGTCCGATGAGGAGATTGCCTTCTACGAAGCCTTGGCGGACAATGAGAGTGCCGTCGATATTATGGGCAATGACAGCCTCAAGATCATTGCTGCTGAACTCGTCGAGAACCTCAAAGCGAATGCAAGCGTCGATTGGGCGCACCGTGAATCGGCACGAGCGAGGATGCGCGTCCTTGTGAAACGCATCTTGCGCAAATACGGTTATCCGCCGGACCTCCAGGACGCGGCTGTGCATACCGTGATCCAGCAGGCCGAACTGCTAGCCACGTCGTGGTAGCTAACGACGAACAGCACTCTCCCTCTATACTGTCAGAGTGTCACGAAAATTCTCCAATGATTAGAGTGCCCATCTTTGTCCTCTATGGGGCACCATCTGTTCTTTCGCCAAAGCTCGCGGGAGATTGCGAAAGTCTCTGAAATAGCATATAAAAATCGTCAGTGTTGACCGCTGGCGATCGCTGAAGATCGGTTTCGACCTGGGGGCCTCGGGGGCCTTTTTTGCCCGAGGCCCCATGGCGTTATCCGACCTCCAAGTGAGACAAGCGTGCCCGCGCGAACGCGACTGGAAGATCTTTGACAGCGGTGGCCTGGACCTGCTGGTGCGGTCCAATGGTTCTAAGCTATGGCGGATGAAATATCGCTACTACGGCAAGGAAAAGAAGCTGTCGTTCGGGCGCTATCCCGAGGTCGGGCTCAAAGAAGCACGCTTGCTGCGCGACGAGGCGCGGGTGGAGATAGGCCGCGGTGGTGATCCTGCGCGCTCCCGGGTTTCCCCAGTGGACACAGATCGGCCAAGATAGCGGGTTGGATCCGTTGGGAATGCAGCGACCGGTCGAGGTCCTCTTCCAGTCGCTCGTACCTGGCATCAGCACGATCACGCTTCGCCTGCGCTACTATTCCTTCTTCGCTTGGGTGCTCGAGGCCTTCGCGAAAGTCGAGCAGAAAAACGACCCGCGCGCGTTCAACACGTTCCATAGGCGGGCTGAGGTCTTGCTGGCACTCGCAAGCGCCCGAGAAGGCAGCGAGGTCGGCGTAACCGGTATTGACTGGGCATGGCGCCGGCTCTCGGAGGCGGGAGAGGACGAGGACAATGGTCAGGTGATCGCGTTCGACCTGGCGGCCGCACCGGACGCGCCCCTCGAGGACCGCTACCTTCGCAACAAGGGCGGTGCGTTCGGCGCCATTTACTCGACGCAGATGTACGACATGGACCTCGTCGAGCTTTACGACGAGGACATCGGTATCCCCTATTGCACCAGCGCGGCGCTGCTGCCGCTGGCGGAATCGTTCGAAGAAGCGGTAGGCTCCCGGTCGGGTGAGTTCCTCGAAGCGCTCAACGACGGAAAGGCCTCGCTTTCCCAGCTCGACGACCTCGCTGTCTTCCTGCCATCGAGGGTCGAACCTGGGAGCACGGAGCAGGCCGCACTCGTCGATGCTTTGCTCGGTCGGCTTGGCAAGGCGTCGATCGAGAACGCCCGCCGCCGTGAAACGCTCAGGCTGGTGTTGGCGCGGGCCGAGGCGGCGGCGAAGAGGCCGAGGACCGAAGAGCTCAAGTGGGAGTTCTTCGAGCTCGCTGACTAGCCCGGTAACAATTTGTCGAGCGAGGTCTGCGAGGCGTGGGCGCTTTACCAGGCGAGCGACCTCCTCCGGCTGGCCTACGAGTGCCTGCTCAAGGCGTCTCTAGTCGAAGTGCGCGGCGGGGTAGGTGGAGGGCTCACGATCGGCGCGACCGTGGCCAGCTTGGTTGAGGCAGCGGAGGCCCGGCGCGAGACAAGTTTCGAGGACTTCCTCGCAAACTCAGGAAAAAACGAGACGACGAGAGAGCTGACCGAAGCGATGCTCTCGGCCCAGAAAAGGGGTGAGACTGACGAGATGGTGGCGGGCGCGGTTCGCCTCCTTGCCCGGCTCTACAGGCGCACTGGAGAATTTAGCCCAGGAGTCCTCGAGTGGTTGAACATCGACGAGTACTTTCAGTCTCTCGTGACGGAGGTAAAGTTCTACGAGACCCTGCTACGCCTCCCGACGAGCGAGGCACTCGGCCGGATCGTCACCGATCGCGACATTAAGAGACACCTGTGGGTCGCCTCGCGCAAGCTTCGATACAAGGCATACACCTTTCTGCTGGAGCCCGACGAGGGCACGTTGCGTTATCGTGACGACTTCCGGATTCCGCCGAGCAGCCCCCGCCTCGACCAGGCGATCCAGTTCCTCGTCGACGGCGGCCTCATAGATGAGAGCGGCATAACCCCGCTAGGTAGGGCGGAGCTCGCGAAGGCATGAAATACTACGACGTCTTCGGTGACACCGGCTACCACTCGGCATTCCTCACGACCTTCTCTTTTACCGCGCAGGCGTTCGAGGAAGTCCCGCTCCCCAAGCTCAGGGGAGCGGGTTGCCGGAACGTCACTGTCCTCGCGGACCAGTCGATGCCCAACCTAAGCCTCGAGGAGTTTGGCCTCCCGCGTTTCGCGGGTTCGCTCTACCACTTGGCAAAGGTCGACGTGCCCGGCGCCTTTCACCCTAAAGTCACACTCCTGCTCGGCAAGGAGAAGGGGCAGCTGCTGGTGGGGTCGGCCAACCTTACCGCCTTGGGGATCGCGGGAAACAGGGAGCTCGTCGCTGACCTCTCGTACGCGCGGGAGGATCCTAGGTTCTTGCCGCTATTCCGGGAAGCCTTCGAATACATCGAGCCCTACACCCCGGCCAGCGACCCGTGGTTCCCGGTCGCCCGCCACCGCGCCCTGTCGCTTTCGCCGTGGCTCGCCGGTGAAGGGTCGGCGGACGGAGAGGATGCTCCCGACGGACTCGCGCTACTACTAGACCGAGGCCCCGCGACTATCCTCGAGCAACTGGTCGCCAACGTCGGCGACGACGAGATTAGCCGACTGATCGTCATGTCCCCCTACTGGGACCGCAAGCTCGAGGGCCTCAGGCGGCTCCGCGTGGCGCTGGGCACGCCAGCCATTGATCTCCTCATCGAGAAGAGCAGGGGCGAGTTCCCGACAAGCGCTTACGACGCTTCTGCCGGCATTGAGTCGTTTGACATAGAGGGCGAAGGGAACGGGCGCTTCAACCACGCGAAACTGGTCGTCGCGCTCGGCCGCGACTGGGACCACGTCATGTCGGGAAGCGTCAACTGCACCGTCCCTGCCCTGCTCGGGCCTACGGTTGCCAACGGTAACGCGGAGGCGGCCGTTTACCAGCGGGTAGCGCCGGGCACGGCGCTCGCGCGGCTCGAGCTGGACGGCTATCGCGGGGCTCAACTTGATCCCTCTTCGTTGCCGGAACCGGTCTACTCCAAGGTCAAGGCCGAGGAAAGAGGCCCCCGCGAGGCGGGCACCTTCCAGCTTCGTCGCAGCACGATCACGTGGAAGCCTGCGCCGGGCTTGAAATTCGTACCAACGAGCGCCTGCCTCCTCGACAGGCTAGGCGCAAGCCCGTGGGGTGACCTCGCCATAAGTGCCCTCGAGGAAACCGGCTGGTCCATCGCCCTCGAGCCCGAGCGGCCCCGGGCAGCCCGAGTCCAGTTCGCCGAACGGCAGCTTATCAGCCGTGACCATGGTGCTCGACTTCGACGTCCTTGCTCCCTCCACGCTCCCCTCGAGCGGTGGCAGAAAGGCAAAAGTTGCTGACCGTTTGCTGGGAGCCACCCAAGAAGACCTCGAGCTCGTTGGCTTCCTCGCCGAGCTAGAGACCATTGAGCTCCACGAGATCGGGTCGCCCTCGACGAAGTTTGCCAAGGCCAGGGTGGGCGACACGAGGGAAGAAGAGCGGACCTATTCCACCTTGTCTTACGACGACTACGTGAAAGCGCGAGAAAGAAGGGAAGCTTCAACCGGCTCATCGACCTTGTCTCGCGGGATCTCTCCGAGGAAGAGGACGCGGAGCTGAGGCGAACTGCCTCACAGGATCCTACCGCAAACGAACCTAGCGCAATAACCGAACAAGAAGCGGTGTGGGAAGAAGTCCCAAAGGCACAGCGACCCACGCAAATGCCCGAGGAGAGGGCGCTACGAGAGGCTCGATCTGACAAGATCGTCGAAGCGATCGCAGCTTTCGAGACGAGAACCAAGGCGCTCCGTGGTAGGCCGATCACAACGACCGAGCTGGTCTGGCTCAGGCTCCTGCTACAACTTGTCCTGAACTACGCCGAGCCCGCGGACGGAACCGCCGTCGGGGCGGGAACCCTGCCGCTGGCGGACAAAAAGGGTTATGGCTGGGCCCGTCTTCTCGGTCGCCTCCTCATGCAGCACTTCGGGACCTTCCTCGCGCTGCAGGCTCTTCGGCTCGAAGAAGACGAGAACGAGCAGCTGCGCGTGATCGAGTATTTGGCCACCGCGTAGTTCGCTGCGCAGACGGCGAGACTCGGAATTGCTGGCCATCCTCGTGCAGACGTCCTCAGGAAGCCGATAGACCCGGCAAATCTGGTCCGCAACGGGCTTACGTCACTAGCGCGGCCGCGCAATGCAAAGCCTTTGACAATTTCGTTCATCGGTAGCCTGTTCAGCGTCCGGCAGTACGACTCAGTCGGTTGACTGAAAATGGGCCGGGAGCGGAACGTCGGTTTTGAACAAATATTGCTCTGGAGCTGCCATTAGCGGCACGTTGAGTGTCTGCAGCTGCTATTCCGTCGTCAGCGCAGCCACGGCCCCGTGATCGCCAGCGTCGCCGTGGGGCTATAGGCATTGACGAAGAGCGTCATGCCGTCAGGCGACCAGCAGGCCCCGGCCAGTTCGGTCTGCGTCCGCAACCGCGCGAAGGGATAGGCGTGTCCGTCCGGCGTGATCCCGCGCAAGTGATTGTCGACCACGTCGGTGTATTGGTCTTCACAGACAATGAGGTGGCCGTTGGGCGCCACTGTCAGATTGTCACCATAATTGAACTGGTCGGGCGAGGTGCTTTCAAAAAACAGGTCCAGCCGGCCTTTGCCGGGGCTAAAGCGGAACACCTGCCCGAGTTTTGCCGCGCCGCCCGATGTGCAGCAGAAGAAGAGCTCTCCGGTTCCCATATGGATGCCTTCGCCCCGCGCGAAGAGCGTCGCCCCCTTTGCCGCTCCGCGCTGCCGCAAGTCGTCTTCGGGGCTGGCGACATTTTCGAGATCGATCCACCGCACCTTTGCCGCACCGCCCGGCGCCATGCCGCGACCATCCCAGTTGCGGCTGTCTGCAATGCCGTCGGCAGCCAGCGCCTGAAGCTTGCCGCCAGCGAGAAGCTTGCCGGGCAAGGCCGGAATGAAGCGATAGAGAAGGCTGTCGTCGCGGTCCTCGGTCATATAGACAATACCGGTTTCGGGATCGACTGCAGCGGCTTCGTGGTTGAAGCGGCCCATAGCCTCCAGGGGGACAGGGTCCACCAGGCCCGGAGCGCTGGCGGGAACTTCGAACACCCAGCCATGGTCGCGCCCGACACCGTCCCCCGCACGTGTCATGTCTTCTTCGCAGCTCAGCCAGCTCCCCCACGGGGTAACGCCCCCCGCGCAGTTACGAATTGTGCCAGCGAGCGACCGATATTGACGCTCGACCTTGCCGCTCGCGGCATCGAGCACCAGCGTGGTCGTCCCGCCGGGAAGCACTCCGCCGCCGCTGCGCCTATCGAAGCCCGAAACAAGCTCGCCGCCCGCATCATGCTGCACCTTGAGTTCGTGATTGCGCACAAGGGCGAGCTTGCCCTTGCCAAGGCCGAAGCAGCCCATGCCATCGGCGCGATCGGGCACGGTGCCGCCGTCGTCCATCGCATCGCCAAGCCGCGAGATCAGTCGGTAGGAAAAGCCCCTTGGCAGATCGAGCAGACCCGCCGGGTCCGCCTGCAAGGCGCCGTAGGGGCTTGGCGCCGTTGCACCGGTCAACCCGGACTGCCGCGCAACGCAGCCGCTCGCCAGCAGCGCGGCAAACGCGCTCCCCGTTGCCAGGAATGTGCGCCTGTCAGCGTTCATGGCCTTGTCGCAACTACCTGTTGCCTGTCGCATCCAGGATCGCCTCCCAGGATACCAGCTTGAAATTCTGCGCTTGCGGACTGTTGTCGCCATCCTGCGCAACGAACAGGCCGTCCGGGTAGTCGGCTCCGAAACTTCCGGGGGCGAGATCTATCCCGTCCGTTTCCTGCGTTGCGCCGAACGTGCCTGCACCGATGCGAAAGCGGCCCGCAGGTGCCATGTCCGGCAGTCGGTAGAGCGCATAGGCGTTGTCGCCCTGGCTCGAGGCCACGAGGAATCCCCCGTCCGTGGCCTCGGGCCAGATCGCCAGCCCCTCGACATCGGCAACCAGTTGCCTGCCGTCGGTTTCAGCGACAAGTTCACCTTCGGTTTCACCCGGCGCGAAACGCCAGATGCCGCGCATCTCCTCGCCGACATACAGCGTGCCGTCGCGCGGATCGACGACGCAACCTTCCGGTTGCGTGGCAACACGCAAGCTGCGTAGGGAGCGGAAGGATAGCGTCGGCGCAAGATCGATCGCAATCTCGGTGACAGTGCCGTTCTTCAACGGGGAATAGGCGCGCAACTCCCCGCCGATATTCGCCATGCAGAAACCGTACCCTTCGCCTGCGCCCGCCTGCGCTTTGCCCAGCAGCGAGAGTTCGCCGGTCGCGGTGTCGAGGCGGAACACTTGTATTGCCGCGTTGGCCGGATCGTTGCGGTCGCTCGCCGCAACAATTACGCCTTCTTCGCCAAGGTCGACGAGATCGACGTTGTTGACGAGGCCGGCTGCAAAGAATCCGCGTCGCTTTCCGTCCAGCCCGTAGACGTAAAGACCCGCTTTCTTGTCGGTTGCGACGATCAGACTTTGCGCCGGATCAGCGGGATTGCGCCAGATTGCCGGGTCGTCGGCGGCGTCTTCGTTGGCGGTGCCGACCGGCTCCGTTTCACCCGACGCGGCTACGACCGAGGCCGGAAGCGAAACCACTGGCGGCGTGGTGGCGCAACCCGCAAGTGACACTGCGCCCACAAGAGAAACAAGCCCGCGCATCAGAACGTCAACCTCGCGCCGAACTTCATCGTCCAGTTGTAGCGTTCGTACTGATAGAGATTCTTGCCGCCACCAAACGTATTGTAAGCAAAGTATTTGGCGTCGTTGATGTTCACCCATTCATAGTAGAGCTGGATCATGTCACTGACGCGGTACTTCGCGCTTAGATCGAGCTGGAAGTGATCGTCTACGTAACGGTCGAAGTCCGCTTCGTCGCCCAGCTCATCAAGATATTTGTCGCGGTAGGTGCCGGCCAGCCTGATCGAGAATGGCCCCTTTTCGTAACCCAGGGTGGCGTTGGCGGTATGTTTCGATGTCGACGGGAGGCTGATCTTGCGCAGATCGGCCGCATCGCCGTCGATCGGGACCATGCCGCTGGCGTCGGTGTAGGTGTAGTTGGCCTGGACGAGCAGCCCGTCGAATGGCGCGGGCAGTTCTGTGAACGCTTTGGAGAAGCCCAGTTCGATGCCCCAGACCTCCGCGCTCGGCCCGTTGATCGGGATCACGGCCTCGGTAAAGGCTATGCCATTGAACGTATCGTCTTCGCGCACAGTGTCGACGATGTAGTTCTCGATGTCCTTGTAGAAGACCGCGGCTGTCAACGCGGCATTGCGACCGAAGTAGTATTCTGCCGAGGCGTCGAAGTTCCATGCCTTGTAGGGCTTGAGCGCCGGATTGCCGAATTCGCCCTCGCGCTCACCCTCATCATTTTCCTCGACGATGAAGCGCGGCGCGAGCTTTGACAGTTTCGGGCGCACCAGGCTCTTGTACCCGGCAACGCGCAGTATCAGGTCGGGCTGCGCCTCGTAGCGGACATTGAGGCTCGGCAGCCAATCATCGTAGTCCTTTTCGAAACTGACGGGCATAACGATCACGGTGTCGTCATCAGCGATGGAGCTGTCGGGCAGGGTGCCACCTTCCTCGATAAGTGTGACGAGGTTGCCCGAAATGTCGTTCGAGGTGCCTTCGTAGCGGACACCGCCGATGACGCGCAGCGCGGCATTTTCGTAACGGCCGAGCAGGTATCCGGCCATGATGTCCTCGCTGACCGCGTAGTCGTCAGTAGCCGAATCGAACTGTGTGTCGATGTCCTGCAACTCGAACTGGTCAAAGTTGTCGAAGAAGTAGCGCGTCGGACTCGTGAAATCCGCTACCGGGCCGATATCGGTGATCCGGTAAGTCTGCTCTCCAAACACATCGGCCAGCGTGTAATCGTCAATCTCGTAGAATTCGACATCCTTGGCGTAGCTCTTCTCGCGCCAGCGGCCCTTGAAACCGGCCTGCACAGTGAACGTCGCTGAACCGAGGAACATCTCGCGGCCGATGTCGAACTTGGCGGACCATTCCTCATCCTGCGCATCGGACAGCGCGGTCAGCTCGATGTCC
This sequence is a window from Alteriqipengyuania flavescens. Protein-coding genes within it:
- a CDS encoding type I restriction endonuclease subunit R; translated protein: MGKFVEDHVEEAALEWLGELGWTIAHGPDVSPDSPQPLRAAYQDVVLIDRLRDAVERLNPSIPADTREEAIRRILASETPSLVEENRRLHQYLVEGVPVEFYDDGKMRGDRVRLIDFGGSGGFDQNDWLAVNQFTVIEQGHNRRPDVVLFVNGLPLGVLELKNPGDENATLSGAFNQLQTYKAQIPALFRTNAVLVTSDGIKARVGSLTADEERFMPWRSVDGETIAPTSDPQLETLIKGVLDRGNLIRLLRDFTVFGDTGSGIVKIAAAYHQFFAAKNALSATLRALPYATARGDGPLRESPLNYGLPSQTEQAPGDKKIGVIWHTQGSGKSLLMAFYAGLLVRDPALENPTVVVITDRNDLDDQLFGTFSMCSDLIRQKPVQADSRDDLRVQLDRAAGGVIFTTIQKFATAEGEDELAPVSERQNIIVMADEAHRSQYGFRARIEPKTGKRAYGHAKYLRDALPNASFIGFTGTPIEKDDVNTPAVFGDYVDIYDISRAVEDGATVPIYYESRLARIELPEDQMPLIDAEVEELTEDEAASDQEKLKARWAAVERLVGSKARLKLVATDLVEHLERRLEALDGKAMAVCMSRRICVALYDEIVALRPEWHSDDVSQGAVKVVMTGSASDPQEWQPHIGGKARRDELAKRAKDASDPLKLVLVRDMWLTGFDAPSMHTMYIDKPMRGHGLMQAIARVNRVFRDKEAGLVVDYIGIAQNLKAALGIYSPSDREKTGIDEKLAIRVMLERFEIVSAMFHGFDCGPGMRGTPSQRLKCLAEALEWILARQHEAAQKETADEARKTAHRRFQDSVLALSKAFALASASDEAKAIRDEVAFYQAVRAALVKSSGATKSKKDRELAVQQLIDRSVVSTEIIDILQAAGMASPDISILSDEFLAEMRDSERPNLALDALKKLLADKIRSRSQTHAVESRKYSERLTVAIARYHTNAVSTVEVLQTLIELAKEIREKLARGEEGGLSDEEIAFYEALADNESAVDIMGNDSLKIIAAELVENLKANASVDWAHRESARARMRVLVKRILRKYGYPPDLQDAAVHTVIQQAELLATSW
- a CDS encoding Arm DNA-binding domain-containing protein, with translation MALSDLQVRQACPRERDWKIFDSGGLDLLVRSNGSKLWRMKYRYYGKEKKLSFGRYPEVGLKEARLLRDEARVEIGRGGDPARSRVSPVDTDRPR
- a CDS encoding alkaline phosphatase PhoX, with protein sequence MNADRRTFLATGSAFAALLASGCVARQSGLTGATAPSPYGALQADPAGLLDLPRGFSYRLISRLGDAMDDGGTVPDRADGMGCFGLGKGKLALVRNHELKVQHDAGGELVSGFDRRSGGGVLPGGTTTLVLDAASGKVERQYRSLAGTIRNCAGGVTPWGSWLSCEEDMTRAGDGVGRDHGWVFEVPASAPGLVDPVPLEAMGRFNHEAAAVDPETGIVYMTEDRDDSLLYRFIPALPGKLLAGGKLQALAADGIADSRNWDGRGMAPGGAAKVRWIDLENVASPEDDLRQRGAAKGATLFARGEGIHMGTGELFFCCTSGGAAKLGQVFRFSPGKGRLDLFFESTSPDQFNYGDNLTVAPNGHLIVCEDQYTDVVDNHLRGITPDGHAYPFARLRTQTELAGACWSPDGMTLFVNAYSPTATLAITGPWLR
- a CDS encoding phytase is translated as MRGLVSLVGAVSLAGCATTPPVVSLPASVVAASGETEPVGTANEDAADDPAIWRNPADPAQSLIVATDKKAGLYVYGLDGKRRGFFAAGLVNNVDLVDLGEEGVIVAASDRNDPANAAIQVFRLDTATGELSLLGKAQAGAGEGYGFCMANIGGELRAYSPLKNGTVTEIAIDLAPTLSFRSLRSLRVATQPEGCVVDPRDGTLYVGEEMRGIWRFAPGETEGELVAETDGRQLVADVEGLAIWPEATDGGFLVASSQGDNAYALYRLPDMAPAGRFRIGAGTFGATQETDGIDLAPGSFGADYPDGLFVAQDGDNSPQAQNFKLVSWEAILDATGNR
- a CDS encoding phospholipase D-like domain-containing protein: MKYYDVFGDTGYHSAFLTTFSFTAQAFEEVPLPKLRGAGCRNVTVLADQSMPNLSLEEFGLPRFAGSLYHLAKVDVPGAFHPKVTLLLGKEKGQLLVGSANLTALGIAGNRELVADLSYAREDPRFLPLFREAFEYIEPYTPASDPWFPVARHRALSLSPWLAGEGSADGEDAPDGLALLLDRGPATILEQLVANVGDDEISRLIVMSPYWDRKLEGLRRLRVALGTPAIDLLIEKSRGEFPTSAYDASAGIESFDIEGEGNGRFNHAKLVVALGRDWDHVMSGSVNCTVPALLGPTVANGNAEAAVYQRVAPGTALARLELDGYRGAQLDPSSLPEPVYSKVKAEERGPREAGTFQLRRSTITWKPAPGLKFVPTSACLLDRLGASPWGDLAISALEETGWSIALEPERPRAARVQFAERQLISRDHGARLRRPCSLHAPLERWQKGKSC